One Nitrospira sp. DNA window includes the following coding sequences:
- a CDS encoding SOS-response repressor and protease LexA: protein MRPWALGIGFLGPLPKKPAETNLLIDYASQYHTLRKPVKLVGDTLTIGVWYVTIGYMMTGEEFRRCREQLGLTQEQLADSLRTTRVSIARYETGARRISGAVQVAITQLARRTQIPMAGVVAAGLPIEPVAQSEWVEVPPSMVRSGETFALRVKGESMIEDGILPGDLVVIRKQSTAQNGQTVVALVNREATIKTYFKRARHIELHPANAAMKPFVVTPADELTIEGVLVGVIRHCNNG, encoded by the coding sequence GTGCGACCGTGGGCTCTGGGAATTGGATTCCTCGGGCCTCTGCCGAAAAAACCCGCAGAGACGAACTTATTAATTGATTATGCTTCTCAATATCACACGCTCCGCAAGCCTGTCAAGCTGGTCGGGGATACCTTGACAATCGGTGTTTGGTATGTAACCATTGGTTACATGATGACTGGTGAAGAGTTTCGTCGCTGTCGAGAACAATTAGGGCTGACGCAAGAGCAACTTGCCGACTCTCTTCGTACGACGCGGGTATCGATCGCCCGCTATGAGACCGGCGCGCGGCGCATCAGTGGAGCGGTTCAGGTGGCCATTACTCAACTGGCTCGCAGGACTCAGATTCCTATGGCGGGGGTGGTGGCAGCCGGTCTGCCGATTGAACCGGTGGCACAGTCGGAATGGGTTGAGGTCCCGCCCAGCATGGTTCGAAGTGGAGAGACCTTCGCGCTCCGCGTGAAAGGGGAGTCGATGATCGAGGACGGCATTCTCCCAGGCGACCTTGTCGTGATTCGCAAACAATCGACTGCGCAAAACGGCCAGACCGTGGTGGCCTTGGTGAACCGGGAAGCGACGATCAAGACCTATTTCAAACGGGCTCGCCACATCGAACTCCATCCAGCCAATGCCGCGATGAAACCGTTTGTGGTGACACCTGCGGACGAATTGACCATCGAGGGCGTGCTCGTCGGCGTAATTCGTCATTGCAACAACGGCTAA
- a CDS encoding Potassium efflux system KefA protein / Small-conductance mechanosensitive channel, translating to MMTLSVESIVSWLLTMSATVGMVGVRVGLVLLIGYVAIRFARLGLQQLERVMVLASDGADQQSGTAQKRAATLIGILRTIAMAAIWAIVIIESLQLVGLDIAPILAGAGILGLAVGFGAQNLVRDLISGFFIILEDHIRLGDVAVINGTGGLVETITFRTISLRDFSGVVHIFPNGAINTLSNMSKDWSAFVLDIGVAYKEDTDRVVQVMQAVGEELRLDQDFAPLMIEPIEVVGVENFVDSAVTLRARIKTKPLEQWKVGREYRRRLKKAFDAQGIEMPFPHRTLYMGEAGHPFKVEVVEGSRLARA from the coding sequence ATGATGACCCTATCCGTTGAGAGTATCGTCTCCTGGCTCCTCACCATGTCCGCAACGGTGGGGATGGTCGGCGTGCGCGTCGGGCTGGTGTTGCTGATCGGGTATGTCGCGATCCGGTTTGCCAGACTCGGGCTGCAGCAGTTGGAGCGAGTGATGGTTCTGGCGAGTGATGGTGCGGATCAACAATCCGGGACGGCGCAAAAACGGGCCGCGACGTTGATCGGAATCCTCAGGACCATCGCGATGGCTGCGATCTGGGCGATCGTCATCATCGAGTCGTTGCAGCTGGTTGGTTTGGACATCGCACCGATTTTAGCTGGCGCCGGCATCCTCGGTCTGGCCGTGGGTTTCGGCGCGCAGAATCTGGTGCGGGACCTCATCAGCGGCTTCTTCATCATCCTCGAAGATCACATCCGGTTGGGGGATGTCGCTGTGATCAACGGGACCGGTGGACTCGTGGAGACCATCACGTTCAGGACCATCTCATTGCGCGATTTCTCCGGCGTGGTCCATATCTTTCCCAACGGCGCGATCAATACCCTCTCCAACATGTCGAAAGACTGGTCGGCCTTTGTCCTGGACATAGGCGTCGCGTACAAAGAAGATACCGATCGCGTCGTCCAGGTCATGCAGGCAGTCGGTGAGGAATTGCGCCTCGACCAGGACTTCGCTCCGCTGATGATCGAGCCGATCGAGGTGGTGGGGGTGGAGAACTTTGTCGATTCGGCCGTGACGCTTCGCGCACGCATCAAAACCAAACCGCTCGAGCAGTGGAAAGTCGGACGCGAATACCGGCGCCGTCTCAAGAAGGCCTTCGATGCGCAAGGCATCGAGATGCCCTTCCCGCACCGCACCCTCTACATGGGTGAAGCCGGTCATCCGTTCAAAGTCGAGGTTGTGGAAGGATCGCGCCTGGCAAGGGCCTAG
- a CDS encoding Acyl-CoA dehydrogenase, giving the protein MSTLFKGFERIEEARERFTGVSFMTGLYDGRPDFDLLLTPSEPPDEKAAGEAFCKQVEIFLRHQVDPEEIERQAKIPESVIQGLFKLGAFGMKIPKAYGGLGFSYTNYGRVLTLIAGWSNILALTVAVPQSIGIAMPILLFGSEDQKKKYLPLVAKEALSAFALTEPMTGSDAANVRTEAVLDATGSHFLVNGEKLWCTNGPIARYATLIARVPAKKVERDGKITWVPVPNGQGADDRVHTAFILDMSAPGALVRHRCRFEGCRGIENAHLTLKNVRIPAEHVIGDIGKGLKYALTILNVGRGISIPAICLGMAKQAWQPTLDRANTRLTFQKPLAERQTQQIRIGDMAGHLYAMEALSMLVWRLADQHRYDIRIEAAMAKIFCSEHTIRFLRDAQIIFGGMGYETADSKKARGEAAFGIEQLVRDAEMYRIGEGATDILRPFVVREGLNHHLELAKGFYADGLSILDRIGQALKLVRFYLPWYLRQWRKRPLPNRPEFAHLQVGPLTGYVERTSRRLARETWYAMMRFQASFQDEQRLQNRIEAVGEDLLAMLATVLYAELQTRIEGRTTVWELADAFCTCAKQRIEQRLTEFRHHQDHLTAATGTQALKGYYPTLSEGIIHRHLDDYVDKHRSA; this is encoded by the coding sequence ATGAGCACCCTCTTCAAGGGATTCGAACGGATCGAGGAAGCCCGCGAGCGATTCACCGGCGTGAGTTTCATGACGGGGCTCTACGACGGCCGCCCGGACTTCGACCTCCTGCTGACGCCTTCCGAGCCGCCGGACGAGAAGGCCGCCGGCGAGGCCTTCTGCAAACAGGTGGAAATCTTTTTGCGCCACCAGGTGGACCCAGAGGAAATCGAACGCCAAGCGAAGATTCCCGAGTCCGTCATTCAGGGACTCTTCAAACTCGGGGCCTTCGGCATGAAGATTCCGAAAGCCTACGGCGGCCTCGGCTTCTCCTATACGAACTATGGTCGTGTCCTCACCTTGATTGCGGGCTGGAGCAACATCCTCGCGCTGACGGTGGCGGTGCCGCAGTCCATCGGCATCGCCATGCCGATCCTTCTCTTCGGCAGCGAAGATCAGAAAAAAAAGTATCTCCCCCTGGTCGCCAAGGAGGCCTTGTCCGCCTTCGCACTCACGGAACCGATGACGGGCTCTGACGCGGCCAACGTGCGGACCGAGGCAGTGCTGGATGCCACAGGCAGCCATTTCCTCGTGAACGGCGAAAAACTCTGGTGCACGAATGGGCCGATCGCCCGCTATGCCACGCTCATCGCCCGCGTCCCGGCAAAGAAGGTGGAGCGCGACGGCAAGATCACATGGGTTCCTGTTCCGAACGGACAAGGGGCGGATGACCGCGTCCACACGGCCTTCATCCTGGACATGTCCGCACCGGGTGCGCTCGTTCGCCACCGTTGCCGGTTCGAAGGCTGTCGCGGGATCGAGAACGCCCACCTGACCCTGAAGAATGTGCGGATTCCAGCCGAGCATGTGATCGGGGACATCGGAAAGGGACTGAAGTATGCGTTGACGATCCTGAACGTAGGTCGCGGCATCAGCATCCCGGCCATTTGCCTGGGCATGGCGAAACAGGCCTGGCAACCGACGCTGGACCGGGCGAATACGAGGCTCACGTTTCAGAAACCCTTGGCGGAGCGGCAGACGCAACAGATCCGGATCGGGGACATGGCGGGCCACCTGTACGCGATGGAGGCGTTGTCCATGCTGGTCTGGCGGTTGGCCGATCAACATCGCTACGACATCCGCATCGAGGCCGCCATGGCTAAAATATTCTGCTCCGAACATACGATCCGGTTCCTCCGCGACGCCCAGATCATCTTCGGAGGCATGGGGTACGAAACCGCCGATTCCAAGAAGGCGCGGGGCGAGGCGGCGTTCGGTATCGAGCAGCTCGTTCGGGATGCGGAGATGTATCGGATCGGAGAAGGGGCCACCGATATCTTGCGGCCCTTCGTCGTCCGTGAAGGGCTGAACCACCACCTGGAGCTGGCCAAAGGGTTCTATGCTGACGGCCTCTCGATCCTCGACCGGATCGGACAGGCGTTGAAATTGGTACGCTTCTACCTGCCCTGGTACCTGCGGCAATGGCGGAAACGGCCCCTGCCGAACCGTCCTGAATTTGCCCATCTCCAAGTCGGACCGCTGACGGGGTATGTCGAACGAACCAGCCGGCGCCTGGCGCGAGAAACGTGGTACGCCATGATGCGGTTTCAGGCTTCATTTCAAGACGAGCAGCGCCTGCAGAACAGGATCGAAGCAGTCGGCGAAGACCTGCTCGCCATGCTGGCCACCGTGCTCTACGCCGAGTTGCAAACCAGAATCGAGGGCCGGACGACGGTATGGGAATTGGCCGATGCGTTCTGTACCTGCGCGAAACAACGAATCGAGCAACGGCTCACAGAGTTCCGGCATCACCAGGACCACCTTACGGCTGCCACCGGGACGCAGGCCCTCAAAGGCTACTATCCCACCCTGTCGGAAGGAATCATTCACCGCCATCTAGACGATTACGTAGACAAGCACCGCTCGGCCTGA
- a CDS encoding Acetoacetyl-CoA synthetase [leucine] — translation MNLLTGVHDRIEQARDASGRPAQLPWTSFEEFFRSRAYDPRLVTRNFLTYCDDERRLRRTYTYAEFGTVVERMADGLHTNLGLGRGDRIATILFNHDLTLLTYFAAWTLGITVVPINIEETADRKRYILEHSEVSAALCWEDAYEEIKGLQRNLPSLREVVAIGDGGILESRGRKPTGKGRKNGSPVPAHPTPSTSRLDDPALIIYTSGTTGPPKGVILTMANLLIDADAIADWHGFGTHDRLMCVLPIHHVNGIVVTLVTPFYCKGSLVLNRRFKSASFWRRIHDEEVTCVSVVPTLLEFLLDADEDIAAYRLDRFGGVICGAGPLLKDTATRFEDRFGFQIRHGYGLSETTCYSSFLPNDLTQEQHRRWLTGHEFPSIGPAIRHNMMAILDECGKSVPEGVRGEICIRGRTVCAGYFKRDDANEEAFQWGWFRSGDEGFYVADERGRPFFFISGRLKELIIRGGLNISPLEIDNVLKGHPAVKFAMALPFENRYYGEEIAAYVVPNDLASPPTETDLLAYCRGRLPFSKQPKVVLMGEEVPYTSTGKPKRLELKVRLATTLAAYRDRQFREQH, via the coding sequence ATGAACCTCTTGACCGGCGTGCATGACAGAATCGAGCAGGCCAGGGACGCATCCGGGCGGCCGGCACAGCTCCCCTGGACTTCGTTCGAAGAATTTTTTCGCTCGCGGGCATACGACCCGCGCCTCGTCACCAGAAATTTCCTGACCTACTGCGACGACGAGCGCCGCCTGCGCCGGACCTATACCTATGCGGAATTCGGCACCGTGGTCGAACGGATGGCCGATGGACTCCATACCAACCTCGGTCTGGGCCGCGGCGACCGGATCGCGACGATCCTCTTCAACCATGATCTGACGCTGCTGACCTACTTCGCCGCCTGGACGTTGGGGATCACGGTCGTGCCGATCAACATCGAGGAAACGGCCGACAGGAAACGCTACATCCTGGAACATTCGGAAGTGTCGGCCGCCCTATGCTGGGAGGATGCCTACGAGGAAATCAAAGGCCTCCAACGAAACCTGCCTTCATTGCGCGAGGTCGTCGCGATCGGAGACGGCGGAATCCTCGAGAGCAGAGGCAGGAAGCCGACCGGGAAGGGCCGCAAAAACGGCAGCCCCGTCCCTGCGCACCCCACGCCCTCGACCTCGCGGCTCGACGACCCTGCGTTGATCATCTATACGTCCGGCACCACCGGCCCGCCGAAAGGCGTGATCTTGACGATGGCCAATCTCCTGATCGATGCGGACGCCATCGCGGACTGGCACGGGTTCGGCACCCACGACCGGTTGATGTGCGTCCTGCCCATCCACCATGTGAACGGCATCGTCGTCACGCTGGTGACCCCGTTCTACTGCAAGGGAAGCCTCGTGCTGAACCGGAGGTTCAAGAGTGCAAGCTTCTGGCGGCGAATCCATGACGAAGAGGTCACGTGCGTCAGCGTAGTCCCGACGTTGCTTGAATTTCTCCTCGATGCCGATGAAGACATCGCCGCCTATCGCCTGGACCGCTTCGGCGGCGTAATCTGCGGGGCCGGGCCGCTGTTGAAGGACACGGCGACGCGCTTCGAGGATCGGTTCGGCTTCCAGATCCGCCATGGATACGGGCTGTCGGAAACGACCTGTTATTCGTCCTTCCTGCCGAACGATCTGACGCAGGAGCAACATCGCCGCTGGCTGACCGGCCATGAGTTTCCGTCGATCGGTCCCGCGATACGGCACAATATGATGGCGATTCTGGACGAGTGCGGGAAGTCGGTCCCGGAAGGGGTTCGTGGGGAAATCTGTATCCGCGGCCGCACGGTCTGTGCCGGTTATTTCAAACGGGACGATGCCAATGAGGAAGCGTTTCAATGGGGATGGTTCCGGTCGGGAGACGAAGGCTTTTATGTCGCCGACGAACGGGGGCGCCCGTTCTTTTTCATTTCTGGCCGCCTCAAGGAACTCATCATTCGCGGCGGTCTGAATATTTCGCCGCTGGAGATCGACAACGTGCTGAAAGGGCATCCGGCCGTGAAGTTCGCCATGGCCCTGCCCTTCGAGAATCGCTATTATGGTGAGGAGATCGCCGCCTATGTCGTGCCGAACGATCTTGCGTCGCCCCCGACGGAAACGGATCTCCTGGCCTATTGCCGTGGCCGCTTGCCGTTTTCCAAGCAACCCAAGGTCGTGCTCATGGGCGAAGAAGTGCCCTACACCTCCACCGGCAAACCCAAGAGGCTGGAACTGAAGGTCCGTCTCGCGACGACCCTCGCTGCCTATCGGGATCGACAGTTCAGAGAACAACATTGA
- a CDS encoding 2-methylcitrate synthase, with protein MNQALREQPATKTDHSSYSPGLEGVIAGESALCQVDEGEAGLRYRGYAIGDLAEWSSFEEVAYLLLFGRLPTRTELKEFSEQLARNRSLPDPVQRFVEQVRPGMHPMDVLRSGISLLGLSDPDAQDGSREANLRKSVRLFGQIPLLVADSHRVMAGGKPTRPDRDESFAQDLLCLTAGRKAGEAGVAMAQALNVSLILYAEHEFNASTFSARVTASTMTDLHGAITAAVATLKGPLHGGANEAVATMLLDIGSPDRAEPWLREALAQKRRVMGFGHRVLRQGDARSTIIQRHAERLSNLCGDRRWYAMASTIERIMREEKGLHPNLDFYTAVAYLLMGIPRELSTPLFVCSRITGWCAHVIEQQEHNRLIRPRALYTGPAPRTYEPLDRRA; from the coding sequence ATGAACCAGGCGCTGCGGGAACAGCCCGCGACTAAGACGGATCATTCTTCTTACAGCCCCGGACTGGAAGGGGTGATCGCCGGAGAATCGGCCCTCTGTCAAGTGGATGAAGGGGAAGCAGGACTCCGCTATCGAGGCTATGCGATCGGTGATTTGGCGGAATGGAGCAGCTTCGAGGAGGTCGCCTATCTGCTGCTCTTCGGCCGGCTCCCGACACGGACGGAGTTGAAAGAATTCTCCGAACAGCTGGCGCGCAATCGCTCCCTGCCGGATCCGGTTCAACGTTTCGTGGAACAGGTGCGGCCGGGCATGCATCCCATGGACGTCTTGCGGAGCGGGATTTCGTTGCTGGGGCTGAGCGATCCTGACGCGCAGGATGGATCGCGCGAAGCGAACCTCAGAAAATCCGTGCGGCTGTTCGGTCAGATCCCCCTGCTGGTGGCCGACAGCCATCGTGTGATGGCGGGAGGGAAGCCGACGAGGCCGGACCGGGACGAAAGCTTCGCGCAAGACCTCCTGTGCCTCACGGCAGGGCGAAAAGCCGGTGAAGCTGGCGTTGCGATGGCGCAGGCGCTGAATGTGTCGCTGATTCTGTATGCGGAACATGAATTCAATGCCTCCACGTTTTCCGCCCGGGTCACGGCCTCCACCATGACCGATCTTCATGGCGCCATCACGGCGGCCGTCGCGACGTTGAAGGGACCGCTCCACGGCGGCGCCAACGAAGCGGTGGCGACGATGCTGCTCGACATCGGCAGCCCGGATCGTGCGGAGCCCTGGTTGCGCGAGGCGCTCGCCCAAAAACGACGGGTGATGGGATTCGGACATCGCGTGCTCCGGCAAGGCGACGCGCGATCGACGATCATTCAGCGCCATGCCGAACGACTCAGCAACCTCTGCGGCGACCGCCGCTGGTATGCGATGGCCTCCACCATCGAGCGTATCATGCGGGAGGAAAAGGGCCTCCACCCCAATCTCGATTTCTATACGGCGGTGGCATATCTGCTGATGGGTATCCCGCGTGAACTGTCCACGCCCCTGTTCGTCTGTTCGCGCATCACCGGCTGGTGCGCGCATGTCATCGAACAGCAGGAGCACAACCGGCTGATCAGACCGCGCGCCCTGTACACGGGGCCGGCGCCGAGGACCTATGAACCTCTTGACCGGCGTGCATGA
- a CDS encoding Methylisocitrate lyase, which produces MTAEHSTRSTAQGLRELLATRTVAIPGAFNALTALQIERAGYEALYLSGAAVSAARGLPDIGLISLTEMAREAATIAKAVAIPTIVDADTGYGPPSVVGDAVREFERAGLAGMQIEDQEMEKKCGHLSGKRLVPVTEMVAKVRAAVRAKRDRDFVLVARTDARGVEGLEAAIQRALAYVEAGADALFPEALLSAEEFGTFARRMKMAGVQVPLIANMTEFGKTPYLSIGEFESLGYRGVLFPVSTLRVAARAVETLLAELKKGGSQRDWLDHMMTRHELYALLRYEPDEDRLRRPYEPGAAGTARD; this is translated from the coding sequence GTGACAGCTGAGCACTCCACTCGCTCCACCGCGCAAGGCCTTCGTGAACTGCTGGCTACGCGCACGGTGGCCATCCCAGGGGCGTTCAACGCGCTGACGGCGCTCCAAATCGAACGGGCCGGCTATGAGGCACTGTACCTGTCTGGAGCGGCTGTCTCGGCAGCCCGCGGCCTGCCGGACATCGGGTTGATCTCGCTGACGGAGATGGCGAGGGAAGCGGCGACCATCGCCAAGGCGGTCGCCATTCCGACCATCGTCGATGCCGACACCGGTTATGGTCCCCCTTCGGTGGTGGGGGATGCGGTCCGGGAATTCGAGCGGGCCGGGCTGGCAGGCATGCAGATCGAAGACCAGGAGATGGAGAAGAAATGCGGGCATCTGTCGGGGAAACGGCTCGTCCCTGTTACTGAAATGGTCGCCAAGGTCAGGGCCGCAGTCCGGGCAAAACGCGATCGGGATTTCGTGCTCGTGGCCCGCACGGATGCCAGGGGCGTGGAAGGGCTGGAAGCGGCAATCCAGCGAGCCCTGGCCTATGTCGAAGCAGGGGCGGACGCCCTGTTTCCCGAAGCCTTGCTGTCCGCCGAAGAGTTCGGCACCTTTGCACGCCGGATGAAAATGGCCGGTGTCCAGGTGCCGTTGATCGCCAACATGACGGAATTCGGCAAGACACCCTACCTGAGCATCGGTGAGTTTGAATCGCTTGGTTACCGCGGCGTGCTGTTTCCCGTCAGTACGTTGCGGGTTGCAGCGCGGGCCGTCGAAACCCTGTTGGCGGAACTGAAAAAGGGTGGTTCTCAACGGGATTGGCTCGACCACATGATGACAAGGCATGAACTCTACGCACTGCTTCGATATGAACCGGATGAAGACCGGCTGCGGAGGCCCTATGAACCAGGCGCTGCGGGAACAGCCCGCGACTAA
- a CDS encoding 2-methylcitrate dehydratase, translating into MLADHLAGYTQTLCYDDLPSAVVHEVKRRILDSLGCAFGAWKASPCRIARQVAQSVKVPDGATLWGTTHKTLPDLATFANGALIRYLDFNDTYLSKEPAHPSDNIAAVIAAGETTHASGKRVIQAIALAYEIQCRLCDAAALRPRGWDHVTYGSISSALGVAKTMKLSDGETLQAVNLAGVANVALRQTRVGDMSMWKACAFSNAARNGVFAAILARHGMTGPSPIFEGEKGFMKLVSGPFELAMLGGEKAPDDRPASFKILDSYIKHFPVEYHAQTAVEAALALRAELIEAEGTGAVENLADIEIGSYDVAIEIIGRDPEKWQPTTRETADHSFPYCVAAALLDGRVTLQSFSQKRLRDSTLQGVMKKVRVVRQPEFVDRYPAAMPTRITARTARGALYMKQVDLPLGHPAHPMTDRDVENKLRRLASRRVGRARVDRLIDFVWNLEQEKDIGRLMPLLRVMHRDS; encoded by the coding sequence ATGCTGGCGGATCACTTGGCCGGCTACACCCAGACCCTCTGTTACGACGACTTGCCGAGCGCCGTCGTGCACGAGGTCAAGCGGCGGATCCTGGACAGTCTGGGCTGCGCATTCGGCGCCTGGAAGGCATCCCCCTGCCGGATCGCGCGCCAAGTCGCGCAGTCGGTCAAGGTTCCCGACGGCGCGACTCTCTGGGGAACGACACACAAGACCCTGCCGGATCTGGCGACCTTCGCCAACGGCGCACTGATTCGATACCTCGACTTCAACGACACCTATCTGTCCAAGGAACCGGCTCACCCATCGGACAATATCGCGGCCGTCATCGCAGCCGGAGAAACGACCCATGCATCCGGCAAACGGGTCATCCAAGCCATTGCCTTGGCCTATGAGATCCAGTGCCGGCTCTGTGATGCAGCGGCGTTGCGCCCCAGGGGATGGGACCACGTGACCTACGGTTCGATCTCCTCCGCGCTCGGCGTGGCCAAGACCATGAAACTTTCCGATGGAGAAACCCTGCAGGCCGTCAATCTGGCCGGCGTGGCCAACGTGGCGCTCCGGCAAACCAGGGTCGGCGACATGTCCATGTGGAAGGCCTGTGCCTTTTCCAACGCCGCGCGCAACGGGGTGTTTGCCGCCATCCTGGCCCGGCACGGCATGACGGGACCGTCGCCGATTTTCGAAGGCGAAAAGGGCTTCATGAAGTTGGTCTCCGGCCCGTTCGAATTGGCGATGTTGGGCGGAGAGAAGGCTCCCGACGACAGGCCGGCCTCCTTCAAGATCCTCGACAGCTACATCAAACATTTCCCGGTGGAATACCACGCGCAGACCGCGGTCGAGGCGGCGCTGGCCCTGCGGGCCGAGTTGATCGAGGCGGAAGGGACCGGGGCGGTCGAGAACCTGGCCGATATCGAGATCGGCAGTTATGACGTGGCCATCGAGATCATCGGGCGTGATCCCGAAAAATGGCAGCCGACCACGAGGGAAACGGCCGACCATAGTTTTCCCTATTGCGTTGCGGCGGCGTTGCTGGACGGTCGCGTGACCTTGCAGTCCTTCAGCCAGAAACGGTTACGGGACTCCACGTTGCAGGGAGTGATGAAAAAGGTCCGCGTCGTGCGTCAACCGGAATTCGTGGATCGTTACCCTGCCGCGATGCCGACCCGCATCACGGCCAGGACCGCGCGGGGCGCCCTCTACATGAAGCAGGTAGACCTGCCGTTGGGCCATCCCGCCCATCCGATGACGGATCGTGACGTGGAAAACAAATTACGCCGGCTCGCGTCGAGACGAGTCGGTCGCGCACGAGTCGACAGGCTCATCGACTTCGTGTGGAACCTGGAACAAGAAAAGGACATCGGCCGGTTGATGCCGCTGTTGAGGGTGATGCACCGTGACAGCTGA
- a CDS encoding putative periplasmic protein kinase ArgK and related GTPases of G3E family, whose amino-acid sequence MTQLYVGRPTNREDAVTLASQVMAGEVRALSRAISLLENQDPAGTAVLSHLTAGSKPAMVIGITGYPGAGKSTLVDQLITAYRRLGERVGVLAVDVSSPVTGGALLGDRIRMQHHADDRGVYIRSMATRGYQGGLARATGDALRLLEAAGYEAILIETVGVGQNELDILQVAQTIVAVTAPGLGDDIQAMKAGLLEVADIVVVNKGDCEGADATLRDLREWCPQVLRTVAVKGEGVPELIAAIAEHQRVQDLDNQGRNKHAELRIDPDARGG is encoded by the coding sequence ATGACCCAGCTGTACGTCGGCCGACCGACCAATCGCGAGGATGCCGTGACCCTGGCCTCACAGGTCATGGCCGGTGAGGTGCGGGCGCTGTCCCGCGCGATCAGCCTGCTCGAAAACCAGGACCCAGCCGGAACGGCGGTGCTGAGTCACCTGACAGCGGGATCGAAGCCTGCCATGGTGATCGGCATCACAGGGTATCCCGGGGCGGGCAAGAGCACCTTGGTCGATCAACTCATCACGGCCTATCGACGCTTGGGCGAACGGGTCGGCGTCCTGGCCGTCGATGTCAGCAGCCCCGTGACGGGCGGGGCCCTGCTCGGCGACCGCATCAGAATGCAGCACCATGCGGACGATCGCGGGGTGTACATCCGCAGCATGGCGACACGTGGTTACCAGGGCGGGCTGGCGCGGGCGACAGGGGACGCGTTGCGGCTGTTGGAAGCGGCAGGTTACGAGGCGATCCTGATCGAGACCGTCGGGGTCGGCCAGAACGAACTCGACATCCTGCAGGTGGCCCAGACGATCGTCGCCGTGACGGCGCCGGGACTCGGCGACGACATTCAAGCCATGAAGGCCGGCCTGCTGGAGGTTGCGGACATTGTGGTCGTCAACAAGGGGGACTGCGAAGGCGCCGACGCGACCCTGCGGGATCTGCGCGAATGGTGCCCCCAGGTACTGCGCACCGTCGCGGTGAAGGGCGAGGGGGTTCCGGAATTGATCGCAGCCATCGCCGAGCATCAACGGGTACAGGACCTCGACAACCAGGGACGGAACAAACATGCTGAACTACGTATCGACCCCGATGCTCGTGGAGGGTGA
- a CDS encoding Hydroxymethylglutaryl-CoA lyase has product MLQQDGHNSHRSPIRITEVSPRDGLQNEPGFIPTARKVAFINALSQTGVAEIEAGSFVSPSAVPQLADSDEVFRAIERAPGVTYSALVPNERGFERAQAAALDKIAVFTAASETFTRHNIKATIQESLTRFKPIVPAAKRDGMVVRGYISTVLFCPYEGRISPALVSGVMKRLLDLGVDEISLGETIGKAAPADIRQLLDAVMPEIEPARLSLHFHDTYGMAIANALTAWWDYGVTAFDCSAGGLGGCPYAPGATGNVATEDLVFALKASGAAVTVDETKVISCLQELDGLLQHPLSSRLSQLCRRQKLQAAMKG; this is encoded by the coding sequence ATGTTGCAGCAGGACGGACATAACTCGCATCGGTCGCCGATCCGGATCACCGAGGTGTCTCCGCGGGACGGGTTGCAGAACGAACCGGGGTTCATCCCCACAGCGCGCAAGGTTGCGTTCATCAACGCCTTGTCGCAAACCGGCGTGGCGGAAATCGAAGCAGGCTCCTTCGTCTCACCCTCCGCCGTTCCGCAACTTGCGGATTCCGACGAAGTCTTCCGCGCCATCGAGCGGGCTCCCGGAGTCACCTATTCCGCGCTGGTTCCGAACGAGCGCGGGTTTGAGCGGGCGCAGGCGGCGGCCCTGGACAAGATCGCGGTCTTCACCGCAGCGTCGGAAACCTTCACACGCCATAACATCAAAGCGACCATTCAAGAGTCGCTCACCCGTTTCAAGCCGATCGTGCCGGCGGCCAAGCGGGACGGAATGGTGGTGCGTGGGTATATTTCCACCGTGCTGTTCTGTCCCTACGAAGGCCGCATTTCACCGGCCCTGGTGTCGGGCGTGATGAAGCGGCTGCTCGACCTCGGTGTGGATGAGATCTCGTTGGGCGAGACGATCGGCAAGGCCGCGCCGGCCGATATACGTCAGTTGCTGGATGCCGTGATGCCGGAAATCGAGCCGGCCCGCCTCTCGCTCCACTTCCATGACACTTACGGGATGGCTATCGCCAATGCACTCACCGCCTGGTGGGACTATGGGGTCACGGCCTTCGATTGCTCGGCAGGCGGCCTCGGCGGCTGTCCCTATGCCCCAGGCGCGACAGGCAATGTCGCGACGGAGGATTTGGTCTTTGCCCTCAAGGCTTCCGGCGCCGCCGTGACAGTGGATGAAACGAAGGTCATCTCCTGCCTGCAGGAACTCGACGGCCTGTTGCAGCATCCGTTGAGTTCGCGGCTTTCTCAGCTCTGTCGTCGTCAGAAATTACAGGCAGCCATGAAGGGGTGA